AAAGGAAACCCCAAACAAAACTGTCGGCAAAGACGAACTTCATCTTGATGCGGTCGGATTCAATTAGATGTCGCCAGACCGAAACCGAAAAGGAAACCTTAACCCAAAACCTGGCTCAATTCAAGTTTTAAAGTTATATTTGGGCGGCCACAAGATAGTGACTAAAGAAAAACAGGGTATACCCTTCATAGGTACTATAATACTATATAATCTGACTATTGATTGTGTATTCCCTTTATAAAGGATCCAGAATTTCTTAAGCTAAATATTTAGAGACCTATTTCGACTCATTTAGATCGCAGTTCTCGGAAAGAGTGTACCTACCCAAGAAAGGGTAAAAGGCGGCACGTAGAAACTAAAAGTCAAGTCGGTTTTGATTAGAAGGCGTTTCCAGCTCCATAAACCGGCAGGAGACGGGACTGACGTGCCTGACTTAGACAGCGGTCAGTTTAGTGTAGGAAGAAGGAAAAAACGCCCAAATTACATCCTCGACGGCCACtgtgcattttgcattttgcattttgcagttttcagtttgcattttacatttgcccatttgcatttgcatggcCGGTGCCACAAACTGGCCCGAGGCGACGTCATCGACATCGACATCGCCGTCGTGGCGCATTATTAAAGATGCATAGCTTGAAATATTCAATCAAGTAGACGGCGGTGGTGCGGCGGTTCAGGGGTTGTGGGGTTCGGTGGTCGGGTGGCTGGGTGGCTCAGTGGTTCGGGGGCGGATATGGAGCCACAAAATTGGCAGCGCCATCGTCGGTGTGTTGATTTATGCAACATTGACGTTGACGCTGCAAAGTCACATTTGGCTGGTGGTCGAAAGCTGTTTGGGCTGGGCTCGAACTCAGCTCCGGCTTGGATTTGGTTCTGGTCTGGTCGGGTCGGGTATGGTCTGCTTTGGGCCAcataagcaaatattttgtggcTATGGTAGCTGGCTAGCTGGTATATTGTGGCGCATATACACACATGTGTCTATACATCCTGCAGGCATTCAATTATATTGCATGTTGTATGTCATACGCTGTATCGCACAGGAGTCCAGCTCGAATGGCTATTTCCAGTCCCACGCCACAAGGAGAAGGACGAGGAGTGGGCTCCAAGACTTCCCGAATGTCACCCGTGTGCTGgagagtgtgtgcgtgtgtagcAGTTAATTTGTTATTCAAATTTGTGTGTTATATATTGTTATTACAATGGAAATCGTTGGTCAGGAGCAGCTCACTTGTTCTGGCCGACGGGCACAGCAAAGGTTAAGGCGACTTGGACAGGGTCAATAGTTTCGTTTGGCATTAAGGAGGTTGCCCGATGGAGACCAACAAATTGATGATTTCTGTATTATTTATCATTAGTCTATTATGGTGTTTTGGCTCGAGATACGAAATAGGATTTCATTCAGAATTCAAAAGAACCTTTCATATTGGTTTTGTTAATTCTACTTTGCAAGTGCATCATCGAATAAAGTCGAAATGCATTCATGCATATATTAGTTGCAAGTCTCACTTATTTATGAGGTTTCTATCGCAACAGaaataaattttcaattgatttgTTTGAAATCAAGTTGCGTGATTAATCCGCAATTTATGCTATCTGTATTCATATAACAAGCATTTACCGAACAATCGGACCCATTAATTAGCTCCCCGGGCAAGTGGAGCTGGTGGCCCCAACTCCCCGATGTGCCATTCATTCACCTTGACACCTGGAAGAAAAAACGCCCGAACGGAGGAAACCCTAGAAGAGTTTAAGGGCCAACAACTATCGAGGATTAAGGCTTACCGTCTGGTCAAGCGTCTGGCCGGTTCCTCCTCCCTCGAATCTGATTCTTTGGGCTCGGATGGGGTCTGCTGGTTGTCGTCTGGTCGGGTAAACCTCGAGGGGAATATGCGACTGCTAAGCGGATTAATTTAGTGACGTGCTGCTCAATGGGGAAACAAACGGGTGGGGCACATTGAAAATAGAAAGAAGTGGGAGCGAGGAACGTGCAACGATATCCAATCATAATTATAGAGTCCAACGCCTCGAGTCGATGAAATTTACACAACAAAAGGTGGCCGCGACATTTCCAGCTGTCagcattaattaaaatgtttccATACATCACCTCGTCCGACTTCTTACACCTTCTTTTCTTCGGCGATCCAATCCCGAAGCCCCAAAGACCAGCCAGAGCGGAAATGTCACCAGTGGGCACCGGGAAACCAAAACACGACTAGAAGTCTACATGGCATAAAGATGTCAGAGAAACCGAACGGGTTGGGGTATGAAAAACATCTTCTGGATCGCCTATGTGTATGGATGTTTTCAAACTTATTTCTGGCCGCCCGATAATTTGTGGTGCTGACTAATTTTTGCCACTCCTAGCACTGAAGGAATGGAAACTTTAAGCAGAGCACAAATTCAAATGTTTAAGCCAATTATTGGCCGGTCAAAGGGATTGTTTTTCTAGCATATGCATAATTAACACGATGGCATCTGAAACCTGTTTGATCGAAATAGTTTTATGCATTTATGCATCAATTATTGAAGCTGAATCTGTCAGTTAGCCGGCATTAAAGTTGCATTGCCGCAAAAGTGTTGAGCCCAAACCCTACTTGTGCATTTGCTGAAAGAGCGGAGGTCGTGTCAAGAGTTCGACAGGTTAAACGACGAATCGAGACTCCTgtcaataaataatttaaaatcagAGCCGCCGGCCGAATGGTCGACTATTGTTTTTTGTCACCGTCTCTTTTCGGAggtaattaaaaaagtttttccCTGCTGAAAAATAGCAAgaaaattttcaattgaccAGCGAGCCGGTTTTTTAGACCGGCTAATTGTCATGCAGAGCAGTGGTAGGAGGAACATTTCCCGGACTGACGTAATTAAAAAGCCGTCAAGCGAAGTTGGCGCAGTTAGCGCTAAATGTCGTCCAGTTGATGCACAGACTCCGGAGCTTAAGTACTGGCCTTCCATCCCGCCTGCAGATCTCTAATTAAATAAGCCAGTGTCACATTTGTCTTGAGTGCCCGACAATTCGGTGACTTATGATGACTGCAGAGCAGGACGCGACGAAAGCCGCTCCAGGACCCCACTTCGGACCCCCCACTTGGACATTGGGGGCATTGAGGAGCAGCGGAGAAGATTTATGAGGTAAAAGCAATTAGAAAGTGGCATTAACAACCGAATGCAGAGCTCAGCACAATTAACAATTGCTACGAACTGCAGGCCAAGAGCAACGAACCATCACACAAGGCACTCCTTTCTATAGAAGTCCAGGAAGAGGGGTTCctttaaaacaaacaaacgttTTAAGAGTTTTGCTTTTAATAAGCTTTTATAGTTGTAATAGTTGTGAGGTGTGCCTAGTCTTCcttataaagactttaaattTTCATGTCCAATTAGCACAGCGATTTATCTCTGGCTTCCTCGTGCTTTATGGAGGGATCAGATGATTCGATTTCCTTTACAACGCCAGTTAATATTTCCACTTCGCCCATGATGGAATCCAACACCTTGTCCAAGTCGCCGCGAGCAGGGAAGGAATGTACAtctaaaataataaaattaataaatttattaataattagcAAGATTTTTAGACTAACCTCTTCGCCGTAGAAGGATTCGGTGAAGGTTGGTAATCGCATCTATTGTGCGCTCCTTGTCCATGTAGCAGTTGTTGATGGCGTCCTTGGTCTTGGCCAGGATCTTCTCCCACCTGAGGCACTGGACCCTGGACTCGTTGTAGGATCGTTCCAGTTTGGCCAGATCGTTCTTTAGACCCAGCACAGTTAGAGCCGCATCATTTGTGATCTGCACCATACGCTGCCGCATGCTCTCGATGTCCTGGAGCTTTTGATGCTCCAACTTGTTGATCTCCACTTGAGCCAGCACTGTAGAACAAAATAGATTAATAatctaatttcatttttatacCTTTGCAATGCTCACTCAGCGCATCACAGCGATCGGTGCAGTCCTTTGGCGACACGAATATGTCGGATACCTTCACCACCTCGTCGAGCACCTTCTCGTAGGGCTGGAACTCCTGCACGGTGGCCTTGAGAGCCTCCCGAAAGGCCTTGAGTTCGCCGATCGAGTCCTTGAAGCTCTCAATGCCCTCGCCGAGCTCCTTGTGGTTGAGCGTCTCCGCTTGGGCGGTCTTCTCGGCCACTCTCTTCTTGTCCGCACAGTCCTTGATGAAGCTGTTCACCTCGATGAAGCGTCGCCTCAGCCGCTCCTGGATCTTGTACATGTTCCTCACCCGGGCGGAGTTCAGCTTGGTCTGCCGCTTGGCACTGGTCAGCATCTCCTCCTGCAGCTTGAGCATGGCTTCGTGCTCGCGGAGATTGTTCACATATATCAGTTCGATGGAGTCGCCGGCGGAGTCCGAGTTGGGTGGAATTCTAAAGGAATGTACGAATAGGTCAAATAATTGATACCAAATAGAAACATCCTTATTCTGCACTACCAGGAAATTTCTAAGAGTGGGTACTTCTCTTTCAGCCTTTTTTCAGTGTGGGATTTACTACTTACACGAAGAATTTGTTCTGCTGTTTAGAGCTGATATAGTCCCCCACGGCATCCTCCGGCCGCAGGTCCAGATTTCCCAGGACATCGAGTTTCTTTGTGGGCTTCACGCGGGGCATCTTGGATCCCTTTGCCGAAAGTAAAAGCTCAAGTGTacgtttttgttattttttttatattttttttgctttggTTACCGCGATACAGCGCGGATTGTGCGTTTTGTAGTagttggtgtgtgtgtgctgtgtgcTTACTTTTCAGAGTGTGTTATTGTTTTGTAATAATAATTAACAAGACCTACTT
This genomic stretch from Drosophila mauritiana strain mau12 chromosome 2L, ASM438214v1, whole genome shotgun sequence harbors:
- the LOC117141772 gene encoding uncharacterized protein LOC117141772, giving the protein MPRVKPTKKLDVLGNLDLRPEDAVGDYISSKQQNKFFVIPPNSDSAGDSIELIYVNNLREHEAMLKLQEEMLTSAKRQTKLNSARVRNMYKIQERLRRRFIEVNSFIKDCADKKRVAEKTAQAETLNHKELGEGIESFKDSIGELKAFREALKATVQEFQPYEKVLDEVVKVSDIFVSPKDCTDRCDALMLAQVEINKLEHQKLQDIESMRQRMVQITNDAALTVLGLKNDLAKLERSYNESRVQCLRWEKILAKTKDAINNCYMDKERTIDAITNLHRILLRRRDVHSFPARGDLDKVLDSIMGEVEILTGVVKEIESSDPSIKHEEARDKSLC